The following nucleotide sequence is from Streptomyces leeuwenhoekii.
GACGACCTGGGCATCGACCCGGGCCCCGAGCTGGCCGCGTTATGGCAGGCGATCCTGCGGCAGGACGCCGCCCTCTCCCCCGCCGCCGTGTCCCCGGCCCGGCCGCGCGGTAACCTGCCCGCGCCGCTCACGGACCTGATCGGCCGGGACGACGAGGTACGGCGGTTGGACGTGCTGCTGGCGTCCGAGCGTCTGGTGACCCTGACCGGGGCGGGCGGGGTCGGCAAGACCCGGCTGGCGCTGGAGGCGGCCGCGCGTCGCGCCGGGGAATGGGCGGACGGCGTCTGGCTGGTGGAGCTCGCCACGGCACGTACCGCCGCCGAGGTGCACGAGGCCGTCGCGGCGGTCCTGGGCCTGCGGGACGACCCGCGCCCCCAGGCACGCCCGCTGCCCGGCCGGCTCGCCGACGCGCTCGCCGGCCAGGAGCTGCTGCTCGTACTGGACAACTGCGAGCACGTCGTGGAACCGGTCGCCGACCTGACGGCGCGTCTGCTTCGTGCCGCCCCCGCGCTGCGGGTGCTGGCCACCAGTCAGGAGCCGCTCGCCATAGCCGGTGAACGCCTGTGGCCCGTCGCACCGCTGGACCTGCCCGGGCCGGACGGGGACCGGCCGGAACGGTCGGACGCGGTGCGGCTGTTCGCCGCCCGGGCCGCCGCGGCCGACCCCGGCTTCCGCCTCGGGGCGGACACCACTGAGGCCGTCGCCACGATCTGCCGTCGCCTGGACGGCATCCCGCTCGCGCTGGAAATGGCCGCGGCCCGGGTGCGCGTCATGCCGGTGGCCGACCTCGCCGCCCGGCTCGACGACCGTTTCCGGCTGCTCACCGCGCCCCTGCGTGCCGTCCCGGCCCGCCAGCGCACCCTGCGTGCGACGATCGACTGGAGCTGGGGCCTGCTCGGCGAGCCGGAGCAGATCGTGCTGCGCCGTCTGGCCATGTGCGCCGGAGGCTGCACACTGCGGGCGGCCGAGGAGGTCTGCGGTGACGGGCCGGTGCACCGCACCGACGTCCTCGGCCTGCTCGGGCGCCTGGTCGACCGGTCCCTGGTGGTCCAGCGGGACGGCCGGTACCGGTTGCTGGAGTCGGTCGCCGCATACGGTGCGGAGCGGCTGGCCGAGGCCCCCGGCGAGGAGGAGCGTCGCACCCGCGACCGCCACCTCGCCCACTACGGCGCTTTCGCCGAACAGGCCGCGGCCGGGCTCCGGGGCCCTGAGCAGCGGCTGTGGCTGGCACGCCTGGCAGCGGAAGCCGCCAACGTCCGCTCCGCCCTCGCCCACGCCGTACGCCACGGCCTGGCCGACGCGGCGCTGCGGCTGGTCTGCGCCCTGGCGTGGTTCTGGTTCCTGCGGGGACGGTTCGCCGAGGCGCGGCGTTCGCTGGACCTGGCGTTGTCGCTCGGTGGCGCCCCCGAGCTCCGGGCGGCCGCGCAGGCCTGGCGGGCCGGGATGTCGCTGCTGCTGCTCGACACCGACGACACCGGCCGCAGGCACCCCGGGAGCGAGGTCAGGCACCACACGGCCGACTCCGGCGGCCAGGCCGTGCTGAAGCTCTACGACACCGTCGAGGACCCGGCCGGACGAGCCCGCGCCCAGTGGTTCATCGCGTTGGGCAGAGCCGGGTTCGGGGACCCGGCGGTCACGCTCGGCCTCGCCGACCGGGCTCACGCCGGCTTCACCGCCCTGGGAGACCGCTGGGGCACCGCCGCGGCGCTGGCGGTCCGCGCCGAGGTCCTCCTGCACCGGGGCCGGCTGGAGGCGGCCCGCGCCGACGCCCGGCAGGCCCAGGCGCTCTTCGCAGAACTCGGCGACGGATGGGGCCGGTTGCAGACCGCTTACGTCCTCGGAGACCTGGCCGAGATGACCGGCGACTACCGCGCGGCCGAGGATGTGCGCCAGGAAGGTCACCGGCTCGCCCGCGACCTCGACCTGTGGAACGACGCGTGCAGGATGCTGGCACGCCTGGGCCGCACCGCCGCCCTCACCGGCGACCTCGACCGCGCCGAAGAGCTTCACGAACGTGCCCGGCGTCTGGCCGTGGCGCACGCCTACCAGCGTGGCGAGGAGTACGCCGAGACCGGCTTGGGACTCGTGGCCCGGCGGCAGGGCCGTCTGGACGACGCCGAGACCCACCTGCGGGCCTGGCTCGACTGGTGCCGCCGGTGGGAGAGCGACCACGGAGTGGCGTTCATCCTTGCGGAACTCGGCTTCGTCGCCGAGCAGCGCGGGGACGCCGGCACCGCTCGGACACTGCACCGGGAAGGACTCGAGCACGCCCGCCGCACCGGCGACCCGCGCGCGCTCGCCCGCGCACTGGAGGGCCTGGCCGGAGCCGAGGCCCTGGCAGGCCGCCTCACGCAGGCCGCCCGGCTGCTCGGTGCGGCGGCAGCGGCCCGCGACACGGTCCGTACGCCGCTGCCCCCGGCCGAACGCGGCGACGTGGACCGCATCACCGCGGCCGTCCGGGCCGCCCTGACCCCGCAGGCGTACGACGTCGCCCGCAACCGGGGAGCGCGGGACTTCCCCGCCCTCCCCGGACAGCGGCGCATCCCGGCCTAGGTCTTTCGTTCGGGTCAGGCCGGGCTCGCGGGGCCTGGGACCGCTCCCCCACGCTCGGCTTCGCTCGCGCCGGGAGGGACCCGCACCGCCGCGTCGTCGTCGGCTGCCATGGCTGCGCCAGGTGGTGGGGCCGATGATGACGGTGTCGCCGCGGCGCCGGCTCTCGAAGGGGGCGGTCATCGCGGCGTATCCGAGGGCGGGAACGTCCGCGGCTCCCGGACCCGGTACGAGCGGGTTCGCCGCCCGGCTCGACGCCCCATCGGTCACGGCGCTCCACGCCTCACATCACGACCGGG
It contains:
- a CDS encoding BTAD domain-containing putative transcriptional regulator translates to MRFGVLGPLEVRTSDGRLVRVRETRIRTLLTALLVHRGRVVPVDRLVDALWGDSPPANDVRTLRSKVSLLRRTLEDAEPGGRTLIESRPPGYLLRVDEDAVDAGRFEALLRRARTVTGDPRGTVRLLGEAVELWRGTAFADHADEGFVRPEALRLEEQRLTALEEFAEARLALGEHASLADELGELVAAHPLRERLRAAHVRALYLAGRQNEALASLGEVRDRLRDDLGIDPGPELAALWQAILRQDAALSPAAVSPARPRGNLPAPLTDLIGRDDEVRRLDVLLASERLVTLTGAGGVGKTRLALEAAARRAGEWADGVWLVELATARTAAEVHEAVAAVLGLRDDPRPQARPLPGRLADALAGQELLLVLDNCEHVVEPVADLTARLLRAAPALRVLATSQEPLAIAGERLWPVAPLDLPGPDGDRPERSDAVRLFAARAAAADPGFRLGADTTEAVATICRRLDGIPLALEMAAARVRVMPVADLAARLDDRFRLLTAPLRAVPARQRTLRATIDWSWGLLGEPEQIVLRRLAMCAGGCTLRAAEEVCGDGPVHRTDVLGLLGRLVDRSLVVQRDGRYRLLESVAAYGAERLAEAPGEEERRTRDRHLAHYGAFAEQAAAGLRGPEQRLWLARLAAEAANVRSALAHAVRHGLADAALRLVCALAWFWFLRGRFAEARRSLDLALSLGGAPELRAAAQAWRAGMSLLLLDTDDTGRRHPGSEVRHHTADSGGQAVLKLYDTVEDPAGRARAQWFIALGRAGFGDPAVTLGLADRAHAGFTALGDRWGTAAALAVRAEVLLHRGRLEAARADARQAQALFAELGDGWGRLQTAYVLGDLAEMTGDYRAAEDVRQEGHRLARDLDLWNDACRMLARLGRTAALTGDLDRAEELHERARRLAVAHAYQRGEEYAETGLGLVARRQGRLDDAETHLRAWLDWCRRWESDHGVAFILAELGFVAEQRGDAGTARTLHREGLEHARRTGDPRALARALEGLAGAEALAGRLTQAARLLGAAAAARDTVRTPLPPAERGDVDRITAAVRAALTPQAYDVARNRGARDFPALPGQRRIPA